The genomic DNA CACCATGATGTTGAGCACGGTTTCCTGGCTGAGTTGCGCGGTTGGATAGGTAGTAAACGAGATCGGCGGCGAAGTCACGATCAGTTCGATCCCCGGCCAGAAGTTCATGAAAGTCGCATAGGCGCGCCGCTCCATATACGGCTTTTGCGCGAGGATGACGCGTTGAGCGATGAGGCCTTGCTCGGCCAGCAATTGGCGGCTGAAGCGGATGTTTTCGCCCGTGTTGGTAGAGCTTGATTCCAGCAAAATTGCAGAAGCTGGAACGCCTTTCTGAATTGCCACTTCGGCAAATTTCTCGGCTTCGGGTTTGTCGAATAGGGTGCGCGTCAAGGCGCCGACCTTGCCCGAAAACAGCAGACGCGGCGCCCAGCCTTGCAAATACAAATCGGCGGCGTACTCGGCGACGCGCAAATCATTGCTGCCCAACGCCAGAATCAAATCGCTTTTGGCCAGCGCGTGGCCCAAATGCATGTAGTCCCAAATGCGCTCAGCCAATTCGTCAATCAAACCGGTATCCATCGTATTCTCTCCTGCCTCTCAAGCCGGATCGCCTGCGGTAGTTGTCCTAGACTTAGGTCAAATTCGCGTGTAGCATCGCCAACCAGTCTGCCCAAGATAATCAGGCACATTCAGATGATGATGGAGCAAACGACTTTAACAACAGGCGCTTTAGCCGGGTTACGCGTGCTGGATGCGGCCACGCTATTTGCCGGCCCGTTGGCCGCCACCCTGCTCGGTGATTTTGGCGCAGAGGTCATAAAGATAGAACATCCCAAGGGCGACCCGGTGCGGCACCACGGCCATGCCAAGCACGGCGTCAATCTCTGGTGGAAGATGATTTCGCGCAACAAACGCGCCATCACACTCAACCTCAGCGCCGCCGAAGGCCAGGACATACTCAAGCAACTCGCCAAACAGTCCGATGTCCTGATCGAAAACTTCCGCCCCGGCACGCTCGAACGTTGGAGCATCGGGCCGGATGTTTTGCACGCCCTCAATCCAGGCTTGGTTATCGCACGTGTCACCGGCTTCGGCCAAATCGGCCCGTACAAAAATCGCCCCGGCTTCGGCACTTTGGCTGAAGCGATGAGCGGATTCGCCGCAATGACAGGTGAACCGGCTGGCCCGCCGACCTTGCCGCCGTTTGGTTTGGCCGATGGCATCACGGGCTTGGCGTTGAGTTCGGCGATTATGTTCGCCTTGCACGCGCGCCAACGCAGCGGGCAGGGACAAGTAATTGACATGGCGTTGATCGAACCGATTCTGACCGTGTTGGGGCCGCAACCAACCT from Acidobacteriota bacterium includes the following:
- a CDS encoding YdcF family protein encodes the protein MDTGLIDELAERIWDYMHLGHALAKSDLILALGSNDLRVAEYAADLYLQGWAPRLLFSGKVGALTRTLFDKPEAEKFAEVAIQKGVPASAILLESSSTNTGENIRFSRQLLAEQGLIAQRVILAQKPYMERRAYATFMNFWPGIELIVTSPPISFTTYPTAQLSQETVLNIMVGDLQRIRDYPAKGFQIPQPIPAEVWQAYEQLVAMGFDKHLIR
- a CDS encoding CoA transferase; amino-acid sequence: MEQTTLTTGALAGLRVLDAATLFAGPLAATLLGDFGAEVIKIEHPKGDPVRHHGHAKHGVNLWWKMISRNKRAITLNLSAAEGQDILKQLAKQSDVLIENFRPGTLERWSIGPDVLHALNPGLVIARVTGFGQIGPYKNRPGFGTLAEAMSGFAAMTGEPAGPPTLPPFGLADGITGLALSSAIMFALHARQRSGQGQVIDMALIEPILTVLGPQPTWYDQLGVIQQRRGNRSSNNAPRNVYRTADDRWVALSTSAQSIAERVMHLVGHPEVVTEPWFASGAERAKHADLLDEMVGGWIAQRPFAEVAAAFEAAQAAVAPIYDIAQIMADPQYQALESITTVDDPELGPLKMQNVMFRLSDTPGAIKWTGQPRGADNETVYGELLGLNVEQLRALAEKGVL